A stretch of Amycolatopsis tolypomycina DNA encodes these proteins:
- a CDS encoding phthiocerol/phthiodiolone dimycocerosyl transferase family protein — protein sequence MTRAAVRRALAPSESIHAVKEAYIGYTVRAEGRLDPDALTTAFDAVSRAYPQLSARVEFTPDGAVLTESEDATARPEIRFADGDPSRPLAGLDLDQSRSLSALNVVRDGDEAGVCLAIQHSVADAHHAMAILSALWSCYTDVVHGVPLDLGRHPYPRSLEDLLSERGILGSGAAPPAPADPPDPVIRPVVQLRLTEAETTALANLGHREKVTINGLVSAAVLLAEAEIRDMPLTDLIYRYSVNLRSRLTPPVGATEGTNVLGGVGFKVTGGLAHDAVAIGRAIGEQLRAGLADGSVQRSILDMFARPAAAKPWDPKLALAVVSIMNWGVAPPLRTPDGLRLTNLHSASRMRETTALGGYVLSSFGGRIGLDLGWPEGDPSVPRRMDCLREQLARLTL from the coding sequence GTGACGCGGGCCGCCGTCCGGCGGGCGCTGGCGCCCAGCGAGAGCATCCACGCCGTCAAAGAGGCCTACATCGGCTACACCGTGCGCGCCGAGGGCCGGCTCGATCCCGACGCGCTGACCACCGCGTTCGACGCGGTCTCACGCGCCTACCCGCAGCTCTCGGCCCGGGTCGAGTTCACGCCCGACGGCGCGGTGCTCACCGAGTCCGAAGACGCCACAGCACGGCCGGAGATCCGGTTCGCCGACGGCGATCCTTCCCGGCCACTGGCCGGGCTCGACCTCGACCAGAGCCGGTCCCTGAGCGCGCTCAACGTCGTCCGGGACGGCGACGAAGCCGGCGTCTGCCTGGCGATCCAGCACAGCGTCGCCGACGCCCACCACGCCATGGCGATCCTCTCGGCGCTGTGGTCCTGCTACACCGACGTCGTCCACGGCGTGCCGCTCGACCTGGGCCGGCACCCGTACCCGCGGTCCCTGGAAGACCTCCTCTCCGAGCGCGGCATCCTCGGCAGCGGTGCGGCGCCACCGGCACCGGCCGACCCGCCGGATCCCGTCATCCGCCCCGTGGTCCAGCTCCGGCTGACCGAAGCCGAGACGACGGCACTGGCGAACCTCGGCCACCGCGAAAAGGTGACGATCAACGGCCTCGTGTCGGCCGCGGTCCTGCTGGCCGAGGCCGAGATCCGCGACATGCCGCTGACCGACCTGATCTACCGGTACTCGGTCAACCTGCGCAGCAGGCTGACGCCGCCGGTCGGCGCGACCGAGGGCACGAACGTGCTCGGCGGCGTCGGGTTCAAGGTCACCGGCGGCCTCGCGCACGACGCCGTCGCGATCGGCCGGGCCATCGGCGAGCAGCTGCGCGCCGGCCTGGCCGACGGCTCGGTGCAGCGCAGCATCCTGGACATGTTCGCGCGGCCCGCCGCCGCGAAGCCGTGGGACCCGAAGCTCGCCCTCGCCGTCGTCAGCATCATGAACTGGGGCGTCGCCCCGCCGCTGCGCACCCCGGACGGCCTGCGGCTGACCAACCTGCACTCGGCGTCCCGGATGCGGGAGACCACCGCGCTCGGCGGCTACGTGCTGAGCAGCTTCGGCGGCCGGATCGGCCTCGACCTGGGCTGGCCCGAGGGCGACCCTTCGGTGCCGCGGCGCATGGACTGCCTGCGCGAACAGCTGGCCCGCCTGACCCTGTGA
- a CDS encoding thioesterase II family protein, translating into MHRPDAEKWLRRFERAPDARARLVCLPHAGGSASFFFPLAKALAPAVEVLAVQYPGRQDRRHEPPVDSIGGLTSRLLEVLRPFDDRPLALFGHSMGAIVGYELALRLPAAPAHLFASGRRAPSRYRDDDVRGASDERLVAELRTLGGSDAAMLADPELLAMVLPAIRADYRAVERYRHEPGRRLDCPITVFTGDRDPRVSVAEARAWAEHTTGPSDLRVLPGGHFFLVDQAAPMIEAITEKLAGAALTGGRP; encoded by the coding sequence GTGCACCGACCAGACGCCGAGAAGTGGTTACGCCGGTTCGAGCGGGCTCCGGACGCGCGAGCGCGGCTCGTGTGCCTGCCGCATGCCGGCGGCTCGGCCAGCTTCTTCTTCCCGCTCGCCAAGGCCCTCGCTCCCGCGGTGGAGGTCCTGGCGGTCCAGTACCCGGGCCGTCAGGACCGGCGCCACGAGCCGCCCGTCGACAGCATCGGCGGGCTGACGAGCCGGCTCCTGGAGGTGCTGCGTCCCTTCGACGACCGGCCGCTGGCGTTGTTCGGGCACAGCATGGGCGCGATCGTCGGCTACGAACTGGCGTTGCGGCTGCCCGCCGCGCCGGCGCACCTGTTCGCGTCCGGGCGGCGGGCGCCTTCGCGCTATCGCGACGACGACGTGCGCGGCGCCTCGGACGAGCGGCTGGTGGCCGAGCTGCGGACGCTGGGCGGGTCCGACGCCGCCATGCTCGCCGATCCCGAGCTGCTCGCCATGGTCCTGCCCGCGATCCGCGCCGACTACCGCGCGGTCGAGAGGTACCGGCACGAGCCCGGACGGCGGCTGGACTGCCCCATCACGGTGTTCACCGGCGACCGCGATCCGCGGGTGTCCGTCGCCGAGGCTCGCGCCTGGGCGGAGCACACGACCGGGCCGTCCGACCTGCGCGTGCTGCCGGGTGGGCACTTCTTCCTGGTCGACCAGGCCGCGCCGATGATCGAGGCGATCACGGAGAAGCTGGCCGGCGCCGCGCTCACGGGAGGCAGGCCGTGA